The nucleotide window CCGTTTACAATGACGATTCATCCCTGTTTTCTCTAAATTACTTTTGTTTGATACAATTTTTTACAATTTGAATGTACATGAGTTACATTGTTTATTGCCTGTATTTTTAGCCACTACCGGTGGAATTGTTTGGCATAATTTCCTCGACTTCTTTCATTTACAGGAACATACTGGGACTTTTTTCTTTTGATGTCATTTACTTTGTAATGCAGATGGCTTACAACTGTTCACATTCAATTGGTTACAAAATTTAAACGAAGTTGAATTCATTTTGAGTTGAATGTGAATTGTGAAATATACGGTCCCCTTATGTATGGCATAACATACAATGCACATGTGCATTTGCAAGTTTTCGTAGGAGATTCTATGTTAAGCCGCAACGACAATAAAAACATACATCTCTCGACTTTCAACATCTGGTCTCAAAGAGTTGCTTTGATACCCCCCTTCCCCaaaagaaaattttaaaaaatgtattTTTGTATTTTACTTGATCTAATCCCAAGTCAAAATTAGATTGCTAGTTAGATCCTAATCCGCATCTAGCTCGTCATCTCACCGCAGCCTCATTGAGGGAAAAATTCCAGTTCTCTTGCGTACAAAAGAGTTGCTTTTCACAGACTCTACTGGCAAGCACAAAAGGGAAGCGCCCGTCGACGATCTGCAACATTTTAAGCTTGTTCAAACGGGTCATGTACTAGGGCTGGTCGAGATGCAGTATAATTCATCAGGAATATCGTGGAGTAAATATCTATGGCCACCAATCTTAACTTTCACTTCAATCTCATTCAATGTATGCTTGCAAGATAGGCTTTTACATTGAAGTGAAATTGACTAAACCACTCTTTTAATTGAAGTGGTAAGTTGTAATCTTTTATTGGCACCATAAGTCGTAAAAACTTTCTTAGAGGGGGTGTACCCAAGCATGGCTAGGGTTTGCTAGCATATATGACACATACCCATTTTCATCAATCCATATGTTACACTTGACACACTCCCACCATATCACAAAATAATTTACATTCTTGTAGTTTTGATGTTGATTAAGATGCAACTTGGATACTCGctcatttttatatacaaggcgACTTCATTCTTTCTGTGTGTAAATTTGATCGTTAATTTTACCCAAAAAATGTGAGCTATATGTCATTCAAAGAAATTTGTTTGATGTATTTGTAATGACATGTAACCCATGTTCTGTTAAACCAAATTATATGTCGCAATTTCACAGGAAAAACAAAGTGGCCTCGTATGCAGAAACGAAAGGTCAATTGGATAAGCATCATTGATCCCACAATTTCACAAGAAAAACAAAGTGGCATTGTATGCAAAAACGAAAGGTCAATTGGATAAGCATCATCGTTCCCACAATTTCACAAGAAAAACAAAGTGGCCATGTAAGCAGAAACGAAAAGCCAATTGGATAAGCATCGTCTATCCCCTAATTTCACTGGGAAAACAAAGTGGCCTTGTATGCAGAACGAAAGGCCAATGGACAAACATCTTCGATCCCGTAATTTCCCGAGAAAAATAAAGAGGCCTTGTAAGCATAAAGAAAAGTCAATTGGATAAGCGTCCTCAAGAAGGCTGTATGTGCGGTTTTGGGTGCTCCTCCGCCCAGAGCTGTGTGCATAGCACTCCAGAGTCCAGATCTGAGCGCTGAAAAAAAGGATCCGACGGCCAGAACGCTCCGTATCGCATCGCCAGATCCGAAGCTCTGACAGGCAGCGCCACAGGCCCGCCCGAGCGCAATGGCAAAAAAGCCAGCCAGCGCCAGTGCGCCCACCCGCTTCCCACTCGTACACCTCTATAAATTGCGCACCGCTCCCCTCCCTCCCCCACAATCCTCCATTCCGACCAGAGCAAAGCTCAGAGCAACGCTACCCCGCCCCGCCCAGCAGAGTTCCATCCCAAAACCGCGGCAAGAACGCCGTCCGGCAGCAGGTGCGATGAGCTTCTCGTCGGCGTGCAAGCAGCAGGTGCTGGGcgcgggcggcgaggaggcgagggaggaggagggggcgatGGAGCTCATCCCCGGCCTGCCGGAGGAGGTGGCCGAGAAGTGCCTCCTCCACCTCCCCTTCCTCTACCACCGCCTGTTCCGCACCGTCTCCTCCAACTGGAACCGGTTCCTCACCGACGCGCCGGGGGCCGCCGCCAAGACCAAGGGCTCGGCCCCGCCGGCGGCGACGGTCTCGCTCTCGCTGCCGTTCCTCTTCGCCTTCGCCTTCGACCCCGTCTCGCGCCGCCTCCAGTGCCAGGCGCTCGACCCCTTCTCCCGCCGCTGGCTGCTGCTGCCCCCGGTCCCCTGCGGCGCCGCGGCCGGCTCGTTCGCCGTCGTGGGCCTCCCCGCGCGCGGCGAGATCTACGTGATCGGCGGCGTGGAGGAGGGCGGCGACAAGGCCGTGAGCAGCGTGGCCGTCTACAGCGCGGCGACCAACGGGTGGGGGCAGGTGGGCGGCATGAGGACGGCGAGGGGCTACATGGCGGCCGGCGAGGTGGGCGGGCGCGTGGTGGTGGCCGGCGAGGACGGCGAGGCGGAGGTGTTCGACCCAGAGGCCGGTCGCTGGTCGCCCGCGGCTCCCCGTGGCGGCGCGGCCGTGGCGAGGtacgacgcggcggcggcgggcggcaaGCTGTACGTGACGGAGGGGTGGGCGTGGCCGTTCGAGCGCGCGCCGCGGGGCGCGGTGTACGACGCGGCGGCGGACGCGTGGTCCGAGATGGCGCGCGGGATGCGGGAGGGGTGGACGGGCTCCTGCGCCGTGTCGGGCGGCCGGATGTACATCGTGGCCGAGTACGGCGAGTGGCGGCTGAAGCGGTACGACGAGCCGCGGGACGAGTGGCGGATGGTGGCCGGCGGCGGGGTGCCGCAGGAGGTGCGGCGGCCGCACGTCGTGGCGGGCCAGCtggaggaggtcggcggcggccggcgcaggATCTACGTGGTCGGCGCGGGCCTCGACGTCGCCGTCGGCACCGTCGTGTCCGCCGCCAACCACGGCGCCGGCACGGAGGAGGAGCGGGTGGAGTGGGAGGTCGTCAAGGGCCCCGAGGAGTTCGTCGGGCTGGCGCCGTGCAACGTGCAGGTCCTCTACGCCTGAGCCGCCAACCAAGCTCGTCGGCGCCAGGCACCGGCGGGGGAAAGGGAAAGGAGACCCGACCCTGGGCCCGCACGtcagccaccagcgcctccgtcATCGCCGAGCCAGTAGCTCACTGCTGACGCCGCAGCGGTCGGGCAGCTACTGTTACTAGTACTCTGCTAGCCAGCCGAGCGCACGGGCGGGCGGCGAGGCCTGCCATGCGGGGCCCGCGCGTCAGCCACCGGTGCGGGAGCCTGCTgagcagagcagagcagagcagGGGAGGAAgcttgcgtgcgtgcgtgcgtgcgtgtaaAGGGCAAAATGATTACACCTGCAGCAATGGCTCGTAGCAGTCCACCAGGCTTTATTTCCCGCTTTATCAGAGCATTTTTCCCCTTGCGTTGCGTTTCGTACTTGGAGCGACGGCGTGGAGTGAGCTCGACGTCAACGGCATAGTATGTCCGGACGACGGGCAAAGCGAGAAAGAAGAAAGAATGCCCCAGATTATCACTCCCAGGGCGCTCTCGGAATACATATTCCCCGCCGTCCCGTCGCCCGTCGGCCCGGGTTGTCATATTTAGCAGGCGCGCATGATGGCCGACCGACGGTCGATCGATCAAGAGCCGCGGGTGGGCGGTGGCTTGCTAAGCAAAGCACGGAAACGAGTCGACGGTGGACCATTGTTGGTGGTGCTGGTGCGGGAAAAGCAGGGGATGGGACGGGGATTGGGGGCGGATCTGCGATCTGGACGGGGCTGGCGGAGCGGCCTCGACGGTCTCGCTCTCGACCCAACACCACGGGGTGGGACGGATTGGTATCTCCTCTTTTCCTCCTGGCCCGATAGACGCGAGTGGCTTCTTTTTCCTTCCAATTCTAATGGGGGGAGTGGGCGCTAATCATGGCGCGACGGCGACGTCTGTGGCCCGGACCGCGCCTAGTGGAAGGGCGCGGGATGGGGGACGCATAATGGCGGCGTCGCGTGGGTGGTGGTGGTAGCCCGCTAGGGTCCGTCCTAGCTCCGCTCCTAGGGTCCTAGCCCGGTGGTACTACTGCACAAATGGACTTTGATTCCACTCCTCTTGTAAAAGTTTTAGGCctctttggttcataggatagaaAAATTATaagaagtgagatgacatgcatatagagaaagagatgtcatttgatgcATAGAATAGAAATTTTTTCATTGAGTCTTAGCTAATGTTTTTTTCTTCTAAAATGTGAAGGATTGCTTCATATCCTACGTAGGAATagaatccattcctacaaaccaaatgGCTTCAATTTTTTTCCctttgcaaatcctatcctataaaattcctataaaattcctacaaaccaaaggaggccttagaGCGTTTTATTTCCTACACTAATTTTCCGCGTGGACCTTGTTTGAAGCGCTGGATTGGAGTCGATATGGTGTCTTTATTCATGCTTCGTCTTCTTCGAGCCAATCTTCCGGACTTCGATCCTCCTTGAGTCCATTCATCAAGATGCAGACGACAACACTTCAGCGTACATTTCTATCATCTCTTAGAAACAGTGCATAATAGGGCTATTCATCGTGCGTGTGCGACTGCGAGAATATGATGCCAGTTGCTTCGGGTCGATTCAAGGGTCCAATGACGACGATGGCGATTCTGGCGTGCTAGTCCTTACGCGCATGAAAACTTCCCATTTGTCGTCAATTAAGTCAACCCGGCTTCCGTGGGCAAGAGGCGATAGCGGCGCCTCAGCGGCTTGCTCTGGCGGCGGCAGTGGCCATTCAGTGCTGCAGATTCCTCAATGTAACTTGCAACATTATGTTTAGAATGCTTTTTTTTACTTCTTATGACCATttgtaataataataataatagtaataataataatatttaAGCATTAGTTTTTTCACACATTTTTTGAGGTGTTGCAGAAAATGGGCATGTAATAATAATATATTTGATGCACTTGCTCCATCTTGAGCATAAGATTTCTGATACATTTTTCCTGAAATTTTATCCATCTTGCAGACAGAAATGCATGGCAAATTTGTATTCATTAGCTGATACTTATTATGCCCTTTTCATATCACCATATGGCAAGTCGGAATTTGTGTGCACCTTATAAACATGGAAACATAGTATATCTGTAAAATGTTTCCAATGGTCACATATAAAATTCAGAACTTCCTAGTTTTTTTTCAAAACATGGCACATTTGCCATGGTATATTTAGGTTTTCACCCATGGAAATTTTTCCAGGATCTTGGATAGGATTATATATTGCCGTGGATAATTGCAAAAAAAATCGCTAAGAATGTTCATAACATGGCAAATTCATATATGGTCACATGGCAAATTCAAAACATTTTGCTTTCAAAACATGGCAAACTGTATAAATCTTCGGGAATGTCTACATGCCATACCTATGGATTTTTAAACTTGCCATAGGGCAAATGTATATATTCTTGACAATTTTCTGAACTTGTTATTTCTTCCACAGAAAATTAAAGAGAAAATGTTCTCACAAAAAGCATGGCCAATTTTTAAGGTGACATGACAATGTTTTTGCAAAATCACATGGCCAAAATTAAGAAACCCTTTTTTTAGAGTAAAATCACATGGAATTTTTTTATACACTGGCAAATTCTTTTTCTTACTTTTATGAGTGGAAATTTATGTTTGTAGCTTGGAAATTTATTCTTTGTAACATGGCAACAATAATTTGTATTACTTCTCACATGGGCAAATTCGTAGCATTTTTTTCTAATTATGGCGAATTTATATAATTTTCATATGATGTGCACATTGTATATCCTTTCAAGTACTATACAATGTTTGCCATGTTATTATAGATAACGTGGCAATTTTCTTAGCTTGTTACTGGTCCATGGCAAAATAAAGAGAAAATTTTCTCACAAAATACATGGCAATTTTTTTAAATCAAATAGAAAAATTTAGAAATCCATTTTCAGAATAGATTCACATGGCaaatttaattttttttgtaCCATGAAAAATTCCTTTTTCTTACTTCTATCGTGGAAATTTTATTTTTGTACCATGGAAAATTTATTTGTACGTACCACACCATTTTTCATTTTTGAGCTTACCATGTCAATTTCTTTTTTAGTAAATTATTTTTGAACCATGGCAATTTTATTGTGCACAACATTATTATTTTTGAACAAACTACGGCAGAAAAGAAATTGAAGTACCACGGTAAATTATTTGAGCATGCCTTGGAAATTTATCTTAACATACCGTAGCAAACTTTTCTGTTTTTACGATGGCATACTTGGCAGTTTTTATGCTACATAACATGGCAACTTTGTTTGGGTTTTAAGATGGATTTCCTTTTTAAATTACATGAATCTTGAAAATGGCCAAAAATTTTGTAGAATTTTTATCATGAGCATGAAACTCATGCCTTTTTAAGATGGCAACATTTGGGATATTTTTGTTTCCCATACCATACAGCCTATGGGGAAATAAAAGAATTTTCAGTACTCCCTcttgtaaactaatataagagcttttatattagtttacagagatctaaacgctcttatattagtttacagaggaaGCATTTTTTTTTGTTAGAAAATTTTCAGTAGTTTGCTAACAGGAAGTACTTTTGGGCCATAAACTTTTGGGTGAAACATATCTGAAAGGAAAACCACTTACCGCTCCCGTAGGGTAGCAGTAGCAAACACACTGATGGAGAATGGACTGTCCAAATATACGTACACCCTTTGTTTTTTGGAGCTACTGGAGTACCGTCATGCTCCACCGAATACGTATAATCTTATGGTAAGGAAGCGATCGGGAGGAATGATTGATGAGCAGTAAAGAATGGGGGCAGTTCGTGCGCGCATGGCAGGACACAGCTGGTGGTGAGCTCAGGTGTGTCAGTGCGCGCGTGTGCCTGCCTGCCTGTGCACGGCGATCCCACAGCCCACGCCCGAACAAAGTCTACTTAATCCTCCTCCTTAATTAGAATTTATATATAGTACTGTACTTCTTCTAGTACGTACCAGCCAATGGATCCAAGAGTTTTCAACTGATTTAGGAGTAGTTTATTTATGTCTGCACAGCGCCAAAGAGAAAGCTCAGACCTGCATGGAAAGACAGCTTCGAGCGCGGCAGATGCAGGCCCCGAGCTTGCTCTGAGTTGTTCTCAGCTCCAACAAGTTGCGGTGTAAACGTGAGCTGCCGTGCGCATGGCCAGCAGCGTGCGCACGGGGCCGGCCGGCCGGCGGGCCGGTGGCCTGACGCCGATGGGGTTGTGCCAGTTGATCGATCGCAGTGGCAGGCAAGGCGCCACTTGCGCCAGTTGATGGCCTGGCCAGGCCGTCTCCTCCGGGGCAACTCAATCATGCGGCGGCACTTGAAACTGGATGGCCGGTGGCAGAGCAGAGCGCGCCGCGGGGCGCAGCAATCGTCACGCCGCCGTGCGCGCGGAGGTTGGATTCCTCCGCTGACTCTTCCTGGCGGCCTCGCACTCGACGCCGCTGCTTCCCCTGCTGGCCTGCTCGTGAAAGCTCGCGTGGCCGTTGGATCGAGTGATCTGAGGACGCAAACGCACGCTCACACGTCAGAGGAAAAAAAAGAGGTGCCTCGTGTTTCTGCAACGTTTATATTGCTATTGATGATGTTTTGATGTTTTGTCACCGTGTCAAAAAATGGCGACGGCGACGCCCTCCGTGTCCTACGGCGTCATCGTGCCAAATCGACCATCACCACATTCTCAATTGGCGCATACTATCTACTCCttccgtttcaaaatagatgactcagctttatactaactttagtacaaagttgggtcatctattttagaacggagggagtataagtaGAGTTCTGTCTTGCCGCAACTTTGTGTTATCCTCACATTGATGTTGTTTCATCCATTTATGGGTGGAGAACATGTCATTGTCTCGGTTGTGATACCAGAGGCCCCGAGAAAAATCGGAGGAGATCACTTAGATTAGGATGGGCTTTCCGTAATAGTTATTGTGCTAACTCAATCATCACTAAACCCAAGCACACGCACACATGTGAGAGGAAATAAGTGCCTTGCTTTTCTCACGACGTTGCCAAATATGGTGAAACTCCGAGTTCCATGATGTCATTGTGCTAAGTTAATCGTCATTGCACTTCCAATTGGTGCTCACTTTTTATAGGCAGTTTTGTGTCGCCGCAACTTTATTTTTAGTCTCATAATTCTATCCTTTTATCCCCGTTATAGGTGGAGAACCAGTCATTGTCTCGGATGTGACACCGACGACTCTAAGGAAACGGAGCAGAGATCACTCACATTAGGATGGGCTTTCCATAATAGTTATTGAGCTAACTCGATCAACACTAAACCCAAGCACACGCTCACACGTCAAAGGGAAAAAAAGTGCATTGTGTTTCTGGTTACCTTGCCAAATATGGTGAAACTCGGCGGCGATGCCCTCCGAGTTTTGCGAGGTCAACTTTCACTCGAGCTTATTTAAGCGGTCCATCTTTCTGTTATTTTATTCTATTTTAATACTTTTGTTGTTTCATCCATGTATGGGTGGCACCTATCTATCCATCATAACCGAAAAAAGATTCTTAGCAAGTAACCATATGTAGTTGCATCTTTTCTGATCTTATCGTATTGGTAATACCAGATCTAACGTTTTTTACGTCAAAATGATATCTGAAACGAATAACTATGGTTAATGATTAAAACTCACTCCATTTTTGTTCCAATGGAGGTGGGTCATCATTAAGTAATAAAATAGGATGATAAATATAATCTAACGGCCCCACATAAGATTATATTGGGGCTAGGTACCATTTATTTACTCGTTTGGTCCAATCTACTCAAACGGGCCATATAAGACCAGCGGGCATTTAATGGGGTGCTCGGTGTGGCTGCATGGGTGGGGATATGTGTCGCTTTCTGCAAGAGAATCCATCCCCTCGACTCAAGGCCGCCACAAATGGGCTACCCCAACTCAGCGTTCATCCTTTTTCATTAGTTAtttatttttgaaatacttatatatttttgaaaataatATAGatacatatattccaaaaaaaactACATGTACTTCATTTTTTAAATATTTaccatgatttttttaaaatgtTAGCACGATGTAAAATTTGTGTTAGTGTAAAAGTTTTGATATCATTCACAAAATGTTTTGtgtcatttaaaaaatgttaacgTGTTTCTAAATTTATGTATTTTTTATAAAAATCTTATGCATTGTAA belongs to Triticum urartu cultivar G1812 chromosome 7, Tu2.1, whole genome shotgun sequence and includes:
- the LOC125520192 gene encoding F-box protein AFR-like, whose product is MSFSSACKQQVLGAGGEEAREEEGAMELIPGLPEEVAEKCLLHLPFLYHRLFRTVSSNWNRFLTDAPGAAAKTKGSAPPAATVSLSLPFLFAFAFDPVSRRLQCQALDPFSRRWLLLPPVPCGAAAGSFAVVGLPARGEIYVIGGVEEGGDKAVSSVAVYSAATNGWGQVGGMRTARGYMAAGEVGGRVVVAGEDGEAEVFDPEAGRWSPAAPRGGAAVARYDAAAAGGKLYVTEGWAWPFERAPRGAVYDAAADAWSEMARGMREGWTGSCAVSGGRMYIVAEYGEWRLKRYDEPRDEWRMVAGGGVPQEVRRPHVVAGQLEEVGGGRRRIYVVGAGLDVAVGTVVSAANHGAGTEEERVEWEVVKGPEEFVGLAPCNVQVLYA